cccatccaaacccacccttccTTTGGTAATCCAAGCACAGCTGGTGAAGGCTGTATTATCCGCAATCACTAaggaaattcaaaatataagaaatatgcatgactttgtaaaataaatttaaattttaaatgattaaaaatatttaatattttattgaactatttaaaattttaaaattatattatttattaacttttatattatcttaataaaatatactacataaattaaaacattgaaaCCACATATTATAGaagactatttttaaaatattttgtaaacatattcaaaatttaaaaataattcatataaaaaatttaatagttatatgcttctattaataaaaattaaaacctttATATATTAACAAAACCGTTTTCATTGTTGTAAAATGAAACACTAATCTCATAtttataattctaattttatacACATTTctatagtaattaaaataataaaatgagtttttaaaaatatatataattaaaattttaaaatatattttcaaaataatattaataaataataaattttaaaaagtaaatgaaaattatatctttttatgattttaaattattaaaatataaaattgaaacaaatgttttattaaaaatgttaataaaaataaagaaaaataaattaatatatattattgtaaaaaatatcttaataattttattgagaatgttatctttataaatttaaaactatttattatcttactttaataaaataaaatgcgaatggaaaaaaatctattttgagCCATCATAAAATGCTTTAAAACTTTACGATACCAATGAGAgtaattagatattaaaaattcacaaaaaagaCTCATAttttacacatacatatatatgaaattatagtaattttatataaaacatataaatgatcttaataaaaatataaaacattaaaaacaataggaaaatgaaaagaacaaaatctAACAACTTGTACATGttactttttgttttaatgTACAAGTTGTTGTATTTTTGTAACAAtagtaacatgttttaaagcATGTTATGATGGCTCAAAATAGATTTTTGTTATATGTgtgtaaaatatgaaattatagtaattcttaatataaaacatataaatgatcttaataaaaatataaaacattaaaaacaataggaaaatgaaaagaacaaaaagtaaCATGTACAAGTTGTTATAtttaggggtgttcattcggttaaccgacctgaaataacattaaccgaattaatcgacctttcaaaaattttaaccgttaaccgaaccgaaattttttcaaaaaaaattaaccgaaccgaaattttttcggttaattcggtcggttaaccgaattaaccgaaaattatatgttttttacttttggttaaaaattaaccgaattacctaAATTACCCGAATCAACCAAATTACtggaattaaccgaattactcGAATTAACCGAATCAATGGGGCTCCACGCACAAAATGATGTTCTATATGTGTTTCAATggttaaatattttggttttaatggtTCCCCTCCCAGGGGTCTTTGTCAAGGTCAGCTGTTTTTtctgtatttatttattttattcacaGAGGACTTCAACTTTTTGTTGTGAGAAGCGGAGAGTGGAGAGTAGAGGCAATATGCGAAAATCCTTCAACCGTGaagtctaaatattttattagtagtataccaaatattatttcatatccatttttatatatatttgtagttACATAAgctcattatttatttttatctatatctATATGTTTTAAGTGTTTTGCTGGGTTGGTATTACCCGCCATATTTgttattaagttaataaaaagtttacgttaaatttttgttactaagttaaaataagaataactaaaatatttaattttaaaagttaaataattaaataaaaattaatagttgaaccactattttaaattttacctttttaacatttacactttatcattaaatcaaactcttacttattttatatatatatatatatatatatatatatatatatatattataaggttgtttaataaattacataattctCTCTTTCAAGGTGCCAATTAATAACTATTTCCTTTATTCTATTCTccttggattttgaaattttattttataattttatttttaaaaatttaaattctttatttttctttttaaagaatttaaaattcatatcaaattgtttaatttcattaaattcataaaaatacaaaaatacaaaaattaaattctggAAGGTAGTTATGGCGTATTTTAACATTCTGTTTAAGCATTGTGGCCTATATAAATGACGCCCGAATGGCCTAAAACATATGGCACCCATCCTTACATTGTCCACTatagtttcattttgatttctgTCATTCAAACTCCTATTATAGCGGGAATGGGCAGCTTGTATCCCCACTATGAAGAAGAAAACTACTCTTCCAACACTGCTAACCTTCTAAATCCAGAAGAATTTAGGAGACAAGGTCATATGATCATAGATTTCATAGCTGATTATTaccaaaacatggaaaaatacCCCGTTCTAAGCCAAGTCCAACCTGGTTACCTTGCCAAACTTCTACCAAAGTCCGCCCCTAATATTCCAGAGCCTATTGAAACAATCCTCCTCGATATCCAACAATACATCATTCCCGGCATAACTCACTGGCAAAGCCCCAACTACTTTGCGTACTTCCCTTCAAGTGGCAGCATTGCTGGCTTTCTTGGAGAGGTGCTTAGCACCGGCTTCAATGTGGTGGGGTTCAATTGGATATCATCACCAGCCGCGACTGAGCTTGAATTCGTAACCATGGATTGGCTTGGCCAGATGCTTGGGCTTCCTCAAAGTTTCCTTTTCTCTGGAACTGGCGGTGGTGTTATACAAGGGACTACATGTGAGGCCATTTTATGCACACTAGTAGCCGCCAGAGATCAAATGTTAGCCAAAGTGGGGAGAGAGAACATGGGGAAGTTAGTTTTTTATGGGTCAGACCAAACCCACTGTGCACTTTTAAAGGCAGCTAAAGTCGCTGGTTTAGAGTGTAAGAACTTTAGGGCGATTAAGACAATGAGATCCACAGCATTTCAACTATCCGCAGAATCATTGCGAACAACAATAAGATTGGACGTTGAAGTTGGACTTATCCCAGCTTTTCTTTGTGCCACCATCGGGACAACATCAACGACTGCCGTTGATCCAATACGGTCGTTAAGTGAAGTAACCAAAGAGTATGGAATGTGGATCCACGTTGATGCTGCTTATGCAGGAAGTGCCTGTATATGCCCTGAGTATCGTCATTTCATTGATGGGGTAGAGAATGTAAACTCATTTAGTTTCAATGCCCATAAATGGTTCTTCACTACTTTGGATTGTTGTTGTCTTTGGGTTAAAGATCCTGGTGCACTAACAAAGTCACTCTCATCAAGTGCTGAGTACCTCAAAAATAATGCAAGTGATTCCAAACAAGTTGTGGATTACAAAGACTGGCAAATAACCCTTAGCAGAAGGTTTCGCTCCATGAAGTTATGGCTTGTTTTGAGAAGCTATGGTGTGGAGAATCTTAGGAACTTCCTAAGGAGCCATGTAAAAATGGCAAAACGTTTCCAACAACTGGTTGAAAGTGACAATAGGTTTGAAGTGGTGGTGCCAAGGAACTTTGCTATGGTATGTTTCAGGGTTTTGCCAACAACACTTAAAAAGGAGCCGAATGGGTGCAAAATTGAAAGTGGAAATATTGAAGCAAAACTTATCGACCAGGAATATGCAAATGACTTCAACCGGAATTTGTTAGAGACGGTGAATGCGTCAGGCAAAGTTTTTATGACTCACTCTATAGTTGAGGGTATTTATGTGATACGGTTTGCTGTTGGTGCCACTCTGACAGAGGATAAACATGTTATCAAGGCTTGGAAAGTGGTGCAAGAGACGGTTGATGGCATGTTGGCTACTATATAATTAAAGCAATATAATATCTATATTCAGTCCATCGGAACTAAATTTAGATAAGTGtgtgcctatatatatatatatctaaggTATTTGATTACATAATGTAACTTTATGTTATGCCATCATTTAGAGTCAGCAAATGCATGTTGTGTAACCCCTATATACATGTATGGAGTTTGATTGCATAGATGTATCTATAATTATTAAATCTAACTGGATATTATTGGACTGAAATGTTTTGCACactgtaaaaagaaaatttatcattttgatgAGTTTGTTAAACCTTTTAGGTCACTTGATACAAgctataaacatatattttaaataacaaatcCTCATTATTTGTTTCTAAAAGTTCatgtattttagattttaacaccaactttaaatttgagttaACACTCCATTtctcaaatttatctttccaAACATAGTGTAACGATTGTGCTGAACAATtaaaaactaaagttttaacGACTGTTTGCATCTGCCAATCAACCAAACTATCAAAACAAGAGTCTCGATTCAAACCAATCTAGTCACAGGCAAGCTACTGGTCCAAATGACTGAAAAAACCATATCAGTCACCCTCTTGAGCATCTCGTGACAGGTTTGGTGACGCTGATTGAAGATTCTTCATTCTTGCGCCTTGAAAGAACATAATTGTTGCTGTTTTATGACTCATGAGCTACGAATTTTAGCCTGGAGTAGAAACTGAGACGATGAAAGGAAAAGTTAATGTTTTCCTGAAATATGGGATAGAAAAGGGAAGGTTTTAATGTGAAAAAGTGGAAGTCTTAGTTTAAGCTCAAcctcatatttatttttatccgatggtcaaaaaaatataaaacttattatttttaaatcaatgtAATATATtccattttgtaaatttattatgaGCAGTGGCTGAAAAAATGGCAACTGAATTCTATCATAGTTTTAGTGAAAATGACTCCCTTGAATGtatgaaaacttaaaatgaaattcattttctCTACAATAATAGGTTTTCTGAAAGCTAGAAAGTGACCTATTACTTGTTAAATGAAAACCTAAAAGCATTCAATTATGATTCACTgggagaaattaaaaaaacaattttggcgggaaaattaagttatatatttttaatatagtaaaaatatatattttattattttaatagtttatatatttataattttaaaagactaattcaaaattttatatttttaaaggttaaagtgtaatttaatcattattaatttaaaattttataagttataatagaatttaaaaaattttattttaaggggaGGAGGTGGGATCCCTGCCAGCTCCTTGGTTTTGCTCTTGGCTAGCGATGACCTCTCTAATGTATTCTTCACTTTCTATTGATCTAATATTAAATCACATCTTACTCATTAGACGTGAAAAAGTAAACTCTCATCACTCATAACGTTGTCAAACAATAAGATTAACAAAAGGATGTGAAGGGTGGTTGGGTAGAGAGCCACCGAAATGAAATTGGTCTTTTGGTGGGAGAGTTTGAGAGCAAGAAGTTTTTAGTATGGAATGAGAGTTAGGCCTCTTCGGCTATTGTTATGGGCTTTTATATTAAAAGACAAGATTAGTTGCCTATTTGTTTAAAGAGAGAGTGTGTGCGAAAGATTATATTAGATTCTCTTGTACTTATGGTGACCTGACGTCCTAGGATATGAAATCTTAGAAAACCTAGGTAATCAATCTCCACATATGTCTCATGTATACTTAGTGGATGTATACTTAGTGGAGATATGATGTGGTATGAGGCTCATTCGTAGATAGAAAAAAGTTCGCTAACTTAGTTAAGTTCACCAGACACACGTGTAAAAGTATATGATGTAGGTATAACAAATCCCCCAAAGTTCGCGGGTCAAAAAAGGGTGACGAAGGAACTTCTCTCATTGATAGTGGCCGTAGCTTAAATGAAGTTCgcatattttgtatatatatttacttctacttattatttatttatttcttttgtaaattgaaattcaatctTTGATGCTTAAGGCAAGATTTGTATTTTTAACTTCTTGAAAAAGCTATAGAAATATGTGTTGATTTGATGGCGTATccgttaaattttttagaaactCAGAGTGAATGATTATGTTGTAAGTGGGTGTGTGAGCGGGTGCTAGTAACTTGCGTAATAAGTTTATGGTGACAAAAGGGTTACTTTTGTTTGCTAATGAAGAAAGAATTGAGGGGTACTTTTGAATGTTTCCGTTTTCTTTCCTTCTGTGCATatcttttcaattgtttttgtTCTTCATCGCTGGTTAgcttttttgtttagtttttgttACAGTCTCTACATAGAAAGGATTTGAATGATTCTTTTAGTGGGTTTGCGATTATAAAGGTTCTGATTTCCCTTGCTTCTTgcatattttgatttctttctgtttgattttatttgattaatttatggGAAAATGACTCCTAAAAGAATGGAAGATGTGCCCTCAGAGAGTGAAGAGTTTGAATGTCCGAGTACTGTAGAGATGTGAAAATTACTAGAATGTAGGGTAATTACatgttttgagaaatttaagCATAAATTTAGTATTGTGAAGGGAAAACATCGACTGAGCGAAATGAAGATAAGAGAACGTGAAAGTGCTTTGTTTTCTCTACCAAGCAAGTTTTCATTTACCTTTGCATCCAATTCATATGGGGTTGCTCCTGGTCAATTAATGGGGACTTCTTGATGGATTCTAATGGCCTACTTTTTAAATTGTCGTGTACGAGGGGAGGAGGTTTCTGTTAATGATTTTAGGAAATTATATATCTTATCTCCTGCCAATGAGGTCCACCCAAGGGGTTTCATGATGCTTGCAACTCGAAAAGGTAGCAAGCCAAAAGTAGATAATTTAAAAAGCATTATACATCTAATAAGGGGAATCTGTGGTGGGTGCAAACCAAGTAGTGATCGTAGTACTTGGAATCCTGATTTAA
This genomic window from Gossypium raimondii isolate GPD5lz chromosome 10, ASM2569854v1, whole genome shotgun sequence contains:
- the LOC105775561 gene encoding tyrosine decarboxylase — translated: MGSLYPHYEEENYSSNTANLLNPEEFRRQGHMIIDFIADYYQNMEKYPVLSQVQPGYLAKLLPKSAPNIPEPIETILLDIQQYIIPGITHWQSPNYFAYFPSSGSIAGFLGEVLSTGFNVVGFNWISSPAATELEFVTMDWLGQMLGLPQSFLFSGTGGGVIQGTTCEAILCTLVAARDQMLAKVGRENMGKLVFYGSDQTHCALLKAAKVAGLECKNFRAIKTMRSTAFQLSAESLRTTIRLDVEVGLIPAFLCATIGTTSTTAVDPIRSLSEVTKEYGMWIHVDAAYAGSACICPEYRHFIDGVENVNSFSFNAHKWFFTTLDCCCLWVKDPGALTKSLSSSAEYLKNNASDSKQVVDYKDWQITLSRRFRSMKLWLVLRSYGVENLRNFLRSHVKMAKRFQQLVESDNRFEVVVPRNFAMVCFRVLPTTLKKEPNGCKIESGNIEAKLIDQEYANDFNRNLLETVNASGKVFMTHSIVEGIYVIRFAVGATLTEDKHVIKAWKVVQETVDGMLATI